One segment of Leptospirillum ferrooxidans C2-3 DNA contains the following:
- the bamE gene encoding outer membrane protein assembly factor BamE domain-containing protein, with amino-acid sequence MKQPPKLYNRRGSVVPYGFAISLCLVLLLSSGCTSEEGTRVSSVSLMKLKTGVSTMADVKNTLGAPDRVEKRFGEQVWIYRHRVIKGLFYRHITGKNIAISFDEKGVIRQVRSSSVDSSEAF; translated from the coding sequence ATGAAACAACCTCCAAAACTTTACAACCGAAGGGGGTCTGTTGTGCCGTATGGCTTTGCGATCAGCCTTTGTTTGGTGCTTCTCCTGTCATCTGGTTGTACATCCGAAGAGGGAACAAGGGTCTCGAGCGTCTCTCTCATGAAGCTGAAGACAGGGGTCAGTACCATGGCCGATGTCAAAAACACCCTCGGTGCTCCCGACCGGGTGGAAAAACGGTTTGGAGAGCAGGTCTGGATCTATCGCCACAGGGTGATCAAGGGATTATTCTACCGCCATATTACCGGGAAAAATATAGCCATCTCTTTTGATGAAAAAGGTGTGATCCGGCAGGTACGATCAAGCTCTGTGGACTCCTCCGAAGCATTCTAG
- a CDS encoding transglycosylase domain-containing protein, with amino-acid sequence MTQELPPDPDGQGKEKGSPKETDRPLLSHILAGPFFTKKSLSLTLAAFILIVLAIGWGFSRHLDGLLEDRLKTLSAPGVTVYSSPFPVFKGERISPSLISQLEPDAKMANFRTIVLSENPSSHQTTRHFKLVFSRNLKYLVAISPIDPGNPDPQPTESVSLPPGFLGTIIDKTLALYRPIPLDLVSERMKTTLLVSEDRNFYNSPAVDITGILRALVLDLRSRTFREGGSTLTQQVVKNILLGQQKTIERKFLEVLLAVKLARTHSPDQILALYLNHTEWGTSGSERIIGIEAASETFFGHSARSLSYRESATLAAILRAPNRNNPVRHPARVMAIRNRIIESLGETGHLKGKRLARDLKSPLGISGGIPKPPGPYLTSWAIKTMGELPAGANVTLTMDPVLSEKVDQLVAGDLHRIDRYVWKRHPEKPPLEAAAIVMDPRSGAILALSGGDSFRLAPFNRAIMAKRQPASLFKIVPYIVALNPRDQGPPHANIETILSNDPIAITAGGHLWRPRNAENVQDGKITLEEAFTQSLNRPILHLATILSPREMVKTARSLGLDSPDASDLPLSWPLGVTPQSPLQIARAYASIANGGYGVTPHAIASILSEKGTPIRRFTPLPTIVRRVIPAQTAYLVGDLLRRTVSSGTGKSLSHWTTSDGWGGKTGTANKGRDTWFVATSPDRIVVVWVGYDDNSPTWGFGATLALPIAGKIIRLMNVTPSVPPPPPGILMNLVKTGCNDPPRIIPSLEGNPIASAECQNTPRSPGLMDQMGLFLKKIF; translated from the coding sequence GTGACACAAGAACTGCCACCTGACCCTGACGGACAAGGCAAGGAGAAAGGTTCGCCGAAAGAAACGGACAGGCCACTATTGTCCCACATTCTAGCAGGACCCTTCTTCACAAAAAAGTCTCTCTCACTGACCCTTGCCGCCTTTATCCTGATCGTCCTCGCCATTGGGTGGGGGTTCTCCCGCCACCTCGACGGATTACTGGAAGATCGACTGAAGACCCTCTCCGCTCCGGGGGTCACCGTCTACTCCTCTCCCTTTCCGGTTTTTAAAGGGGAGAGGATCTCTCCCTCCCTGATCAGCCAACTCGAACCTGATGCCAAAATGGCGAACTTCCGGACAATCGTCCTGTCGGAAAATCCGTCATCCCATCAAACCACACGACATTTCAAGCTTGTCTTTTCCCGCAATCTGAAATATCTGGTCGCCATCAGTCCCATCGATCCCGGCAACCCCGATCCCCAGCCAACGGAGTCTGTCTCTCTTCCTCCCGGCTTTCTCGGAACCATCATCGACAAGACTCTTGCCCTGTATCGACCGATCCCGCTGGATCTTGTGTCGGAGAGAATGAAAACAACCCTTCTGGTCTCCGAAGACCGAAACTTCTACAACTCCCCGGCCGTTGACATCACAGGCATCTTGAGGGCTCTTGTTCTTGATCTCAGGTCCCGGACCTTCCGGGAAGGCGGCAGCACGCTGACACAGCAAGTGGTTAAAAACATTCTTCTTGGACAACAGAAAACCATTGAACGGAAATTTCTCGAGGTTCTTCTGGCTGTCAAGCTCGCCAGAACCCACTCTCCCGACCAGATATTGGCTCTCTATCTGAACCATACCGAATGGGGAACCAGCGGGTCAGAGAGAATCATCGGAATAGAGGCTGCCAGCGAGACGTTCTTTGGACATTCCGCAAGAAGCCTGAGCTATCGGGAATCGGCGACCCTTGCTGCCATTCTTCGCGCACCGAACAGGAATAACCCCGTCCGCCATCCGGCAAGGGTCATGGCGATCCGGAACAGGATCATCGAGAGTCTTGGAGAGACCGGACACCTCAAAGGAAAACGTCTCGCCCGGGATCTGAAGAGTCCCCTCGGAATTTCAGGAGGGATTCCCAAACCGCCCGGCCCCTATTTGACTTCATGGGCCATCAAAACAATGGGAGAACTTCCCGCCGGAGCAAACGTCACACTGACAATGGACCCTGTCCTTTCGGAAAAGGTCGACCAACTGGTGGCAGGCGACCTGCACCGGATTGACCGGTATGTCTGGAAACGACACCCCGAAAAACCTCCCCTAGAAGCTGCCGCCATCGTCATGGATCCGCGTTCGGGAGCCATTCTGGCCCTTTCAGGGGGAGACTCGTTCCGACTGGCTCCATTCAACAGGGCCATAATGGCAAAAAGACAACCGGCTTCCCTGTTCAAGATTGTTCCCTACATTGTCGCACTCAATCCTCGCGATCAGGGGCCACCGCACGCCAATATCGAGACAATCCTTTCAAATGATCCCATCGCCATAACGGCCGGCGGCCATCTTTGGCGCCCCAGAAATGCCGAAAATGTCCAGGACGGAAAAATCACTCTTGAAGAAGCCTTTACCCAATCCCTGAATCGGCCGATCCTCCATCTGGCCACCATATTGTCTCCGAGGGAGATGGTGAAGACAGCCAGAAGCCTGGGGCTCGACTCACCCGATGCAAGCGATCTGCCTCTCTCCTGGCCACTTGGCGTCACACCGCAGTCTCCTCTTCAAATTGCCCGGGCGTATGCCTCGATTGCCAACGGTGGATATGGCGTCACACCGCATGCCATTGCCAGTATCTTGTCGGAAAAAGGGACACCAATCCGGAGATTTACGCCCCTTCCCACCATTGTCCGGCGAGTCATTCCAGCCCAAACGGCCTATCTGGTCGGCGACCTTTTAAGAAGGACCGTCTCCTCCGGAACCGGAAAGTCGCTTTCGCACTGGACAACATCGGATGGCTGGGGAGGAAAAACGGGAACGGCCAATAAAGGCAGGGATACATGGTTTGTTGCGACAAGTCCTGACCGGATTGTTGTGGTTTGGGTCGGATACGATGACAACTCCCCGACTTGGGGGTTTGGAGCGACGCTGGCCCTGCCGATAGCGGGAAAGATCATCCGGCTCATGAACGTCACACCCTCCGTTCCCCCACCCCCTCCCGGGATTCTCATGAACCTTGTGAAAACCGGCTGCAATGATCCCCCCAGAATCATTCCTTCTCTTGAAGGAAATCCGATCGCCTCCGCCGAATGTCAAAACACCCCCCGGTCTCCGGGGCTCATGGATCAAATGGGGTTATTTCTGAAAAAGATTTTCTAG
- the fliM gene encoding flagellar motor switch protein FliM, whose product MAESILSQDEVNALLRGLSDGDIDTEGSGKEKADEGDTHLYNLASQERVIRGRMPTLEVINERFARFFQVTLSATLRKNIEFAPQGIDMLKFGEFLRKLPMPSNINILRLESLRRNILLVIDARLVYLIVDHIFGGNGRGHVKVEGRDFTPIEARITRNILDLAIDDFEKAWAPVYSMPLTYIRSEINPQFAAIVAPTEMVITLAYKLEIEGQGRIVYICIPYSTIEPIKEKLYTGFQSDQFEVDSLWATRLKDRIEASPIKIQAVLGKTTRKVREVLDWKVGDVIGLDRHISEPIDIQVEGVSRFLARPGTHRGNRAVRIDRRIPPPTVYQEGDSEGEISLPPG is encoded by the coding sequence ATGGCTGAAAGTATCCTTTCCCAGGATGAGGTCAATGCCCTGTTGCGGGGCCTTTCGGATGGAGATATTGATACAGAGGGATCCGGAAAGGAAAAGGCCGATGAAGGGGATACCCATCTGTACAATCTGGCCAGCCAGGAGAGGGTCATCCGGGGAAGGATGCCGACGCTTGAGGTCATCAACGAGCGTTTTGCGCGATTTTTTCAGGTGACGCTCTCCGCGACACTTCGAAAAAATATCGAGTTTGCCCCCCAGGGAATCGACATGCTGAAGTTTGGAGAGTTCCTGCGAAAGCTTCCGATGCCATCCAATATCAACATCCTTCGCCTGGAATCTCTCCGGCGGAACATCCTCCTTGTGATCGATGCCAGGTTGGTCTACCTCATCGTGGATCATATCTTCGGAGGGAATGGCCGGGGACATGTCAAGGTCGAAGGCCGGGACTTCACACCGATCGAGGCCAGAATCACGAGAAATATCCTGGATCTGGCCATTGACGACTTTGAAAAGGCGTGGGCACCTGTCTACAGCATGCCCCTGACCTATATCCGTTCCGAAATCAATCCGCAGTTTGCAGCGATTGTGGCTCCGACGGAAATGGTCATTACCCTGGCCTACAAGCTTGAGATAGAAGGTCAGGGACGGATTGTCTACATCTGTATTCCCTATTCGACCATCGAGCCCATCAAGGAGAAGTTGTATACAGGCTTCCAGAGCGACCAGTTCGAGGTCGACAGTCTCTGGGCCACGAGGCTCAAGGATCGTATCGAGGCCAGCCCCATCAAGATCCAGGCGGTGTTGGGAAAGACGACACGAAAAGTTCGTGAGGTGTTGGACTGGAAGGTCGGTGATGTGATTGGTCTGGATCGGCATATCAGTGAGCCGATCGATATCCAGGTCGAGGGGGTTAGCCGTTTTTTGGCCCGCCCGGGAACCCACAGGGGAAACAGGGCCGTCCGGATCGACCGGAGAATTCCACCTCCAACGGTTTATCAGGAAGGGGATAGCGAGGGGGAGATTAGTCTTCCTCCGGGGTAG